A DNA window from Streptomyces sp. 71268 contains the following coding sequences:
- a CDS encoding SCO5717 family growth-regulating ATPase produces MNSDRDEIRTGGTNPGEDQSDADAEHTGEFTIDYTPPAWYTQNAASSSPSSSSSPSSAFASSTPPPPPSSSASASPWPPMPSVPATPPPSGGHDAASGSTAPPPPTGSPVAVPGLPAPDAYQSSWAPPAVTPKVDVSTPPAADESGATGAPEAGTRSESASTSNSGSVSASSSGAVLDKEGSDAGGGAARDAVGAGVDAEADATAGGDGAGTDAAKPADTDAAPAGAAESSTDARGGARDDADGAAEAVADREPSTGGGPAATEPGQSPSTVRFSTASLQRDMEEIAARGNADRADGSVGEVPSSSGGQESSASARPEASSSAGSVTGAAGPGTMRFSTAAMRREAAERGAGGNEAASPDATGADAAREAGAGAPSDAASPGAPAPATPPYAPDAQPATAWPPAAPQTGLPPLPPNFERATPPPAGQSGPAAHGAAGPAASPPLGTQWGADQSAAPHAGGAPGQASAASDNAAASGAAPAAAPAPQQSGPWAPPTPHAQPQPGLAPPPGQQHQAPNAAPQQGGYGYPQQGGPGAAAPFPGAQPSDAQSVADHAAAQHAPSAQHTPGGPGHDPRNGAPGQVAGPGPQAGGAPAQAAAHGQPGPAAPSGYGYPLAAPTSAPGPAGSAEQQQAAPATAHPGAAPGGYGFPQSGAPNAAPAAGGQGAVPPGGYGFPQPTAPTPEQGQSGQQAQHGAAGPYAGQQAAPAQGHGAAAQPHGAGPVDPRSGEWPTAPADQRARTGHGAGAPLGYTAAVELSSDRLLRAKQKPKKQGGAASRFKLGGKKEEAERQRKLELIRTPVLSCYRIAVISLKGGVGKTTTTTALGATLSTERQDKVIAIDANPDAGTLGRRVRRETGATIRDLVTAIPYLNSYMDIRRFTSQAPSGLEILANDVDPAVSTTFNDEDYRRVIDVLGKQYPIILTDSGTGLLYSAMRGVLDLAHQLIIISTPSVDGASSASTTLDWLSAHGYADLVSRSITVISGVRETGKMIKVEDIVSHFETRCRGVVVVPFDEHLAAGAEVDLTMMRPKTREAYFNLSALVAEDFTRAQQEQGLWTTDGSAAQPPHVAPPMPGQQGAPPATGYPAQQQPPGYGQQPGDPYGQPQPGPGGAAYPQHQGFPRQPGPQPGQSWQQQPPAPQPDPQGQAGQYGAQQAAQPAPQGQQPGQAPYGYGYPLPGQPGAHQQAGQDNQQGAGQGGWPQPPAPQQ; encoded by the coding sequence GTGAACAGCGATCGGGACGAGATCCGCACGGGCGGAACCAACCCGGGCGAGGATCAGTCCGACGCGGACGCCGAGCACACGGGCGAGTTCACTATCGACTACACCCCGCCTGCCTGGTATACGCAGAACGCTGCCTCCTCTTCGCCTTCCTCTTCGTCGTCGCCTTCCTCGGCGTTCGCCTCGTCCACACCGCCGCCCCCGCCGTCGAGTTCGGCTTCTGCCTCACCGTGGCCGCCCATGCCGTCGGTGCCCGCGACGCCTCCACCATCCGGCGGTCACGACGCGGCCTCCGGCTCCACCGCTCCCCCGCCGCCGACCGGGAGCCCCGTAGCGGTGCCGGGGCTGCCCGCGCCGGACGCGTACCAGTCCTCCTGGGCGCCGCCTGCGGTGACACCGAAGGTCGACGTGTCGACACCACCGGCGGCGGACGAGTCGGGCGCAACCGGCGCGCCGGAGGCCGGAACGAGGTCGGAATCCGCTTCCACTTCGAATTCCGGTTCGGTTTCCGCTTCGTCTTCGGGCGCGGTCCTCGACAAGGAGGGCTCCGACGCGGGCGGCGGCGCGGCGCGCGATGCCGTAGGCGCGGGCGTGGATGCGGAGGCGGACGCGACCGCGGGTGGCGACGGAGCGGGTACCGACGCCGCGAAGCCGGCCGACACGGACGCCGCGCCCGCAGGCGCCGCCGAGTCGTCAACCGACGCCCGCGGCGGTGCGCGGGACGATGCGGACGGCGCGGCCGAGGCCGTGGCGGACCGCGAGCCGAGCACGGGTGGGGGCCCCGCCGCGACTGAGCCCGGTCAGAGCCCCTCCACCGTGCGCTTCTCCACCGCCTCGCTCCAGCGCGACATGGAGGAGATCGCGGCACGCGGAAACGCCGATCGGGCGGACGGGTCCGTGGGTGAGGTACCGAGTTCGTCCGGCGGACAGGAGTCGTCCGCCAGCGCGCGGCCCGAAGCGTCCTCCAGCGCCGGGTCGGTGACCGGCGCCGCCGGCCCTGGCACCATGCGGTTCTCCACCGCGGCGATGCGGCGCGAGGCGGCGGAGCGCGGAGCGGGCGGCAACGAGGCCGCCTCGCCCGACGCCACCGGGGCGGATGCCGCGCGCGAGGCCGGCGCCGGGGCGCCGTCCGACGCCGCGTCGCCGGGCGCCCCTGCACCCGCCACACCGCCGTACGCTCCCGACGCCCAGCCCGCGACGGCCTGGCCGCCGGCTGCCCCGCAGACCGGCCTGCCGCCGCTGCCGCCGAACTTCGAGCGGGCCACACCGCCGCCCGCCGGACAGTCCGGCCCCGCGGCACACGGCGCCGCCGGCCCCGCCGCGTCGCCGCCGCTGGGTACACAGTGGGGCGCGGACCAGTCCGCCGCACCGCACGCGGGCGGTGCTCCCGGGCAGGCGTCGGCCGCTTCGGACAACGCCGCCGCATCGGGCGCGGCGCCCGCCGCCGCGCCGGCGCCGCAGCAGAGCGGGCCGTGGGCGCCGCCCACGCCGCACGCACAGCCCCAGCCCGGCCTCGCGCCGCCGCCCGGACAGCAGCACCAGGCGCCCAACGCGGCGCCACAGCAGGGCGGTTACGGCTACCCGCAGCAGGGTGGCCCCGGCGCGGCAGCGCCGTTCCCCGGCGCACAGCCGTCCGACGCACAGTCCGTCGCCGATCACGCCGCCGCCCAGCACGCACCGTCCGCGCAGCACACGCCAGGCGGCCCCGGCCATGACCCGAGGAACGGCGCGCCCGGCCAGGTGGCCGGCCCCGGTCCGCAGGCCGGCGGCGCGCCCGCGCAGGCGGCAGCCCACGGGCAGCCCGGCCCCGCCGCCCCGTCCGGCTACGGCTACCCGCTGGCCGCCCCGACTTCGGCCCCAGGCCCGGCGGGCAGCGCTGAGCAGCAGCAGGCGGCCCCGGCCACCGCTCACCCGGGCGCGGCGCCGGGCGGCTACGGCTTCCCGCAGTCCGGGGCGCCGAACGCGGCCCCCGCAGCCGGCGGCCAGGGCGCCGTGCCGCCGGGCGGGTACGGGTTCCCACAGCCCACCGCGCCCACCCCCGAGCAGGGGCAGTCCGGCCAGCAGGCGCAGCACGGCGCGGCCGGCCCGTACGCGGGGCAACAGGCGGCGCCCGCGCAGGGGCACGGGGCCGCAGCACAGCCGCACGGGGCCGGTCCCGTTGACCCGCGCTCCGGGGAGTGGCCGACCGCGCCGGCCGACCAACGCGCGCGCACGGGGCACGGGGCCGGCGCCCCGCTCGGCTACACCGCGGCCGTCGAACTGTCCTCCGACCGCCTGCTGCGCGCCAAGCAGAAGCCCAAGAAGCAGGGCGGGGCGGCGTCGCGGTTCAAGTTGGGTGGCAAGAAGGAGGAGGCGGAGCGGCAGCGCAAGCTGGAGCTGATCCGTACGCCGGTGCTGTCCTGCTACCGGATCGCGGTCATCAGCCTCAAGGGCGGCGTCGGCAAGACCACGACGACGACGGCGCTCGGCGCGACGCTCTCCACGGAGCGGCAGGACAAGGTCATCGCCATCGACGCCAACCCGGACGCCGGTACGCTCGGCCGCCGCGTCCGGCGCGAGACCGGGGCGACCATCCGCGACCTGGTCACGGCGATCCCGTACCTCAACAGCTACATGGATATCCGGCGGTTCACCTCACAGGCCCCGTCGGGCCTGGAGATCCTCGCCAACGACGTGGACCCGGCCGTCTCGACGACCTTCAACGACGAGGACTACCGCCGCGTCATCGACGTGCTCGGCAAGCAGTACCCGATCATCCTCACCGACTCCGGCACCGGCCTGCTCTACAGCGCCATGCGCGGCGTCCTCGACCTCGCGCACCAGCTCATCATCATCTCCACGCCGTCGGTCGACGGCGCGAGCAGCGCGAGCACCACGCTCGACTGGCTCTCCGCGCACGGTTACGCCGATCTGGTGTCGCGCAGCATCACCGTCATCTCCGGCGTCCGCGAGACCGGAAAGATGATCAAGGTCGAGGACATCGTGTCGCACTTCGAGACCCGCTGCCGCGGCGTGGTCGTGGTGCCGTTCGACGAGCACCTGGCGGCGGGCGCCGAGGTCGATCTGACGATGATGCGGCCCAAGACCCGTGAGGCGTACTTCAACCTCTCCGCGCTGGTCGCCGAGGACTTCACCCGGGCCCAGCAGGAGCAGGGCCTGTGGACGACGGACGGCAGCGCCGCCCAGCCCCCGCACGTGGCCCCGCCGATGCCGGGCCAGCAGGGCGCTCCTCCCGCCACGGGGTACCCGGCGCAGCAGCAGCCCCCCGGCTACGGGCAGCAGCCCGGCGACCCGTACGGCCAGCCGCAACCGGGCCCCGGCGGGGCGGCGTACCCGCAGCACCAGGGCTTCCCGCGGCAACCGGGCCCGCAGCCGGGGCAGAGCTGGCAGCAGCAGCCTCCGGCGCCCCAGCCCGACCCTCAGGGGCAGGCGGGCCAGTACGGGGCGCAGCAGGCCGCCCAGCCGGCCCCGCAGGGGCAGCAGCCCGGGCAGGCCCCGTACGGGTACGGCTACCCCCTGCCCGGCCAACCCGGCGCGCACCAGCAAGCGGGCCAGGACAACCAGCAAGGCGCCGGCCAGGGCGGCTGGCCGCAGCCGCCGGCGCCGCAGCAGTAG
- a CDS encoding bifunctional riboflavin kinase/FAD synthetase encodes MQRWRGLEDIPEAAFFGSGGRSVVTIGSYDGVHRGHQLIIGRAVARARELGVPAVVVTFDPHPSEVVRPGSHPPLLAPHHRRAELMAELGVDAVLILPFTMEFSKLPPSEFVVKVLVDKLRAKVVVEGPNFRFGHKAAGNVETLRELGRTYDYEVEIVDLYERGEAGGGEPFSSTLTRKLVAEGDVAGAMEVLGRPHRVEGVVVRGAQRGRELGYPTANLETLPHTAIPADGVYAGWLTANGEAMPAAISVGTNPQFDGTERTVEAYAIDRVGLDLYGLHVEVDFLAFLRGQEKFATIEALLERMAVDVRRARELVAAHDGAEQS; translated from the coding sequence GTGCAACGCTGGCGTGGCTTGGAGGACATCCCCGAGGCAGCATTCTTTGGGTCTGGGGGACGCAGCGTGGTCACCATCGGCTCGTACGACGGCGTGCACCGCGGGCACCAGTTGATCATCGGTCGGGCCGTGGCGCGGGCGCGCGAGCTCGGCGTACCCGCGGTGGTGGTGACCTTCGACCCGCACCCGAGCGAGGTCGTGCGCCCCGGCAGCCACCCACCGCTGCTGGCCCCGCACCACCGGCGCGCCGAGCTGATGGCGGAGCTGGGAGTGGACGCGGTGCTGATCCTGCCGTTCACGATGGAGTTCTCGAAGCTCCCGCCGAGCGAGTTCGTGGTCAAGGTGCTCGTGGACAAGTTGCGCGCGAAGGTGGTCGTGGAGGGCCCGAACTTCCGCTTCGGGCACAAGGCCGCCGGCAACGTGGAGACGCTCAGGGAACTCGGCCGCACCTACGACTACGAGGTCGAGATCGTCGACCTCTACGAGCGGGGCGAGGCAGGAGGCGGCGAGCCGTTCTCGTCGACGTTGACCCGCAAGCTCGTCGCCGAGGGCGACGTGGCGGGCGCCATGGAGGTGCTGGGTCGCCCGCACCGGGTGGAGGGCGTCGTCGTACGGGGCGCGCAGCGCGGGCGCGAGCTCGGCTATCCCACCGCCAACCTGGAGACCCTGCCGCACACGGCGATCCCGGCCGACGGCGTCTACGCCGGCTGGCTCACGGCGAACGGGGAGGCGATGCCGGCGGCCATCTCGGTCGGCACCAACCCGCAGTTCGACGGCACGGAGCGGACGGTGGAGGCGTACGCGATCGACCGGGTCGGGCTCGACCTGTACGGGCTCCACGTGGAGGTCGACTTCCTCGCCTTCCTGCGGGGGCAGGAGAAGTTCGCGACCATCGAGGCGCTGCTGGAGCGCATGGCCGTCGATGTGCGGCGCGCCCGGGAACTCGTGGCCGCCCACGACGGCGCCGAGCAGTCCTGA
- the truB gene encoding tRNA pseudouridine(55) synthase TruB encodes MKRKGTGPDGLVIVDKPAGFTSHDVVAKLRRFAGTRRVGHAGTLDPMATGVLVIGVEKATRLLGHLALTEKEYAATIRLGQSTVTDDAEGEITASAGAEGLERAAVDAGVAKLTGDIQQVPSKVSAIKIDGKRSYSRVREGEEFEIPARPVTVSTFDVHEMREAVAADGARVVDLNVTVVCSSGTYIRALARDLGTDLGTGGHLTALRRTRVGPYGLSGAYSLEELEASLTVLPIADAAAAAFPRWDVSAEQARLLGNGVRLKGPGLGVEGPVAVFDPDGRFLALIEERDGKAKSLAVFA; translated from the coding sequence ATGAAGCGCAAGGGAACCGGTCCGGACGGACTGGTGATCGTGGACAAGCCGGCCGGCTTTACCTCGCACGACGTCGTGGCCAAACTGCGTCGCTTCGCGGGAACGCGCCGGGTCGGACACGCCGGGACGCTCGATCCCATGGCGACCGGCGTGCTGGTCATCGGCGTGGAGAAGGCGACCCGACTCCTCGGTCACCTGGCGCTCACCGAGAAGGAGTACGCGGCGACCATCAGGCTCGGCCAGAGCACCGTCACCGACGACGCCGAGGGCGAGATCACCGCGTCCGCAGGCGCCGAGGGCCTGGAGCGGGCGGCCGTCGACGCCGGCGTGGCCAAGCTGACCGGCGACATCCAGCAGGTTCCGTCCAAGGTCAGCGCCATCAAGATCGACGGCAAGCGGTCGTACTCACGGGTACGGGAGGGCGAGGAGTTCGAGATCCCGGCCCGCCCCGTGACGGTCTCGACCTTCGACGTGCACGAGATGCGCGAGGCGGTCGCCGCCGACGGCGCGCGCGTCGTGGACCTCAACGTCACGGTCGTGTGCTCCTCGGGTACGTACATCCGGGCGCTCGCCCGCGACCTGGGCACCGACCTCGGCACCGGGGGCCACCTCACCGCGTTGCGCCGTACCCGGGTCGGCCCCTACGGCCTGTCCGGGGCGTACTCGCTGGAGGAGCTGGAGGCGTCGCTGACGGTGCTCCCGATCGCCGACGCCGCGGCGGCGGCCTTCCCCCGCTGGGACGTCAGCGCCGAACAGGCGCGCCTTCTGGGCAACGGCGTCCGCCTCAAGGGCCCTGGGCTCGGCGTCGAGGGCCCCGTCGCGGTCTTCGACCCCGACGGTCGGTTCCTGGCACTCATCGAGGAACGGGACGGCAAGGCCAAGAGCCTGGCGGTCTTCGCCTAG
- the rbfA gene encoding 30S ribosome-binding factor RbfA, which produces MTDTARARKLADRIRVVVAETLQRRIKDPRLGYVTITDTRVTGDLREATVFYTVFGDEEERTASAAALESAKGVLRSEVGRQTGVRFTPTLTFVPDALPDNARTIDDLLAKAKAADAQVREASEGATYAGDADPYRKPDEDDDEAPEAETGSEGTTQA; this is translated from the coding sequence ATGACCGACACCGCGCGGGCACGCAAGCTGGCTGACCGCATCCGGGTCGTGGTCGCGGAGACCCTGCAGCGACGCATCAAGGACCCGCGGCTGGGCTACGTGACGATCACGGACACCCGGGTCACCGGTGACCTGCGGGAGGCGACTGTCTTCTACACGGTCTTCGGCGACGAGGAGGAGCGCACCGCGTCGGCCGCGGCGCTGGAGAGCGCCAAGGGAGTGCTGCGCTCCGAGGTGGGCCGCCAGACCGGCGTCCGCTTCACCCCCACGCTGACGTTCGTCCCGGACGCGCTGCCCGACAACGCCCGCACCATCGACGACCTGCTCGCCAAGGCGAAGGCGGCCGACGCGCAGGTACGCGAGGCGTCCGAGGGCGCCACGTACGCCGGCGACGCCGACCCGTACCGCAAGCCGGACGAGGACGACGACGAGGCCCCCGAGGCCGAGACCGGCAGCGAGGGCACCACACAGGCATGA
- a CDS encoding DUF503 domain-containing protein — translation MYVGTLSFDLLLGDVRSLKEKRSVVRPIVAELYRKYAVSVAEVGDQDLYRRAEIGLAAVSGDTGHLADVLDRCERWVAARPEVELLSVRRRYHGDDD, via the coding sequence ATGTATGTAGGGACCTTGTCCTTCGATCTGCTCCTCGGCGACGTACGGTCGTTGAAGGAGAAGCGCTCCGTCGTCCGCCCGATCGTCGCCGAGCTGTACCGCAAGTACGCGGTGAGCGTGGCGGAGGTCGGCGACCAGGACCTCTACCGCAGGGCCGAGATCGGTCTGGCGGCGGTCTCCGGGGACACGGGGCACCTCGCGGACGTGCTCGACCGATGCGAACGCTGGGTCGCCGCTCGCCCCGAAGTGGAGCTGCTGTCAGTCAGACGGCGGTACCACGGCGACGACGACTGA
- the infB gene encoding translation initiation factor IF-2, protein MAKVRVYELAKEFGVESKVVMAKLTELGEFVRSASSTIEAPVVRKLTDAFQQGNGSGRSAGKPAAPRKASPAKPSAPSPQAARPAAPKAPTPGPKPASSGPAGGTGAAPTPGPRPTPGPKSPTPASAPRPGPAPAAPSAPAQPEFTAPPAAPAASPRPSGAKPGATPGPRPSARPSTPGQGGGQGQGGGRSGAPRPGGQGGAPRPGGRPSGPRPGNNPFTSGGSTGMSRPQAPRPGGPRPGPGGQSQGGPRPQGGGQGGHAGPRPGPSGARPSPGSMPRPQSGPGGVPRPGGGPGGPGGNRPNPGMMPQRPAAGPRPGPGGGGRGPGGAGRPGGGGGAGRPGGGGGFAGRPGGGGGGGRPGGGGGFAGRPGGGGGGFGGRPGFGGRPGGPGGRGGTQGAFGRPGGPARRGRKSKRQRRQEYEAMQAPSVGGVMLPRGNGQTVRLSRGASLTDFAEKINANPASLVAVMLNLGEMVTATQSVSDETLQLLADEMNYNVEIVSPEEEDRELLESFDIEFGENEGGEDMLVARPPVVTVMGHVDHGKTRLLDAIRKTNVVAGEAGGITQHIGAYQVSTEVNNEERKITFIDTPGHEAFTAMRARGAKSTDIAILVVAANDGVMPQTIEALNHAKAADVPIVVAVNKIDVEGADPTKVRGQLTEFGLVAEEYGGDTMFVDISARQGLNIDQLLEAVVLTADASLDLRANAEQDAQGIAIEAHLDRGRGAVATVLVQRGTLRVGDTMVAGDAYGRVRAMLDDTGAQLEEAGPSTPVLVLGLTNVPGAGDNFLVVDEDRTARQIAEKRAARERNAAFAKRTRRVSLEDLDKVLKAGEVQQLNLIIKGDASGSVEALESSLLQLDVGEEVDLRILHRGVGAVTETDIDLAAGSDAIVIGFNVRAEGRATSAAEREGVDVRYYSVIYQVIEEIEAALKGMLKPEYEEVELGTAEIREVFRSSKLGNIAGVLIRSGEVKRNTKARLLRDGKVVAENLNIEGLRRFKDDVTEIREGFEGGINLGNFNDIKVDDVIATYEMREKPRG, encoded by the coding sequence GTGGCTAAGGTCCGGGTATACGAACTCGCTAAGGAGTTCGGCGTCGAGAGCAAGGTCGTCATGGCCAAGCTCACTGAACTCGGTGAATTCGTACGTTCAGCGTCCTCGACGATCGAGGCGCCGGTTGTGCGCAAGTTGACTGACGCTTTCCAGCAGGGCAACGGTTCCGGCCGTTCCGCTGGCAAGCCCGCGGCGCCGCGCAAGGCGTCGCCCGCCAAGCCGTCTGCGCCGTCTCCGCAGGCGGCCCGTCCCGCTGCCCCGAAGGCCCCGACGCCCGGCCCCAAGCCGGCGTCGAGCGGTCCCGCGGGCGGCACTGGTGCGGCCCCCACGCCGGGTCCGCGCCCCACTCCGGGCCCGAAGAGCCCGACGCCGGCCTCGGCTCCGCGCCCCGGCCCCGCCCCGGCGGCGCCGTCCGCGCCGGCGCAGCCCGAGTTCACCGCGCCCCCCGCGGCTCCGGCCGCGTCCCCCAGGCCCAGTGGCGCCAAGCCCGGCGCGACGCCGGGCCCGCGTCCCAGCGCCCGTCCCAGCACGCCCGGTCAGGGCGGCGGTCAGGGTCAGGGTGGCGGGCGCTCCGGCGCGCCGCGTCCCGGCGGCCAGGGTGGCGCTCCCCGTCCGGGCGGGCGCCCCTCCGGCCCGCGCCCGGGCAACAACCCCTTCACCTCCGGCGGCAGCACCGGCATGTCCCGCCCGCAGGCGCCCCGTCCGGGTGGCCCGCGGCCCGGCCCCGGTGGTCAGAGCCAGGGTGGTCCGCGCCCGCAGGGTGGCGGTCAGGGCGGTCACGCCGGTCCGCGTCCCGGTCCGAGCGGCGCCCGTCCGAGCCCCGGCTCGATGCCCCGTCCGCAGAGCGGCCCCGGCGGCGTCCCGCGTCCCGGTGGCGGCCCTGGTGGCCCCGGTGGTAACCGTCCGAACCCGGGCATGATGCCGCAGCGTCCGGCCGCGGGTCCGCGTCCGGGCCCCGGTGGCGGCGGTCGTGGCCCCGGTGGCGCTGGTCGCCCCGGTGGTGGCGGTGGCGCTGGCCGTCCCGGTGGCGGCGGCGGTTTCGCCGGTCGTCCCGGTGGTGGCGGTGGCGGCGGTCGTCCCGGTGGCGGCGGCGGTTTCGCCGGTCGTCCCGGTGGCGGTGGCGGCGGCTTCGGTGGCCGTCCCGGCTTCGGCGGTCGTCCCGGTGGCCCGGGTGGCCGTGGTGGCACGCAGGGCGCGTTCGGTCGTCCCGGCGGTCCGGCGCGGCGCGGTCGCAAGTCGAAGCGGCAGCGGCGCCAGGAGTACGAGGCCATGCAGGCCCCGTCGGTCGGCGGCGTGATGCTGCCGCGCGGCAACGGACAGACCGTCCGCCTGTCGCGTGGTGCCTCGCTCACCGACTTCGCGGAGAAGATCAACGCCAACCCGGCGTCGCTCGTCGCCGTGATGCTCAACCTCGGTGAGATGGTCACCGCGACCCAGTCGGTCTCGGACGAGACGCTGCAGCTCCTCGCCGACGAGATGAACTACAACGTCGAGATCGTCAGCCCGGAGGAGGAGGACCGCGAGCTGCTCGAGTCCTTCGACATCGAGTTCGGCGAGAACGAGGGCGGCGAGGACATGCTCGTCGCGCGTCCGCCGGTGGTGACCGTCATGGGTCACGTCGACCACGGTAAGACGCGACTGCTCGACGCGATCCGCAAGACCAACGTGGTCGCGGGCGAGGCTGGTGGCATCACCCAGCACATCGGTGCGTACCAGGTCTCGACCGAGGTCAACAACGAAGAGCGCAAGATCACCTTCATCGACACCCCGGGTCACGAGGCGTTCACCGCCATGCGTGCCCGTGGTGCGAAGTCGACGGACATCGCGATCCTCGTGGTGGCCGCCAACGACGGTGTGATGCCGCAGACGATCGAGGCGCTCAACCACGCCAAGGCGGCCGACGTGCCGATCGTGGTCGCGGTGAACAAGATCGACGTCGAGGGTGCCGACCCGACCAAGGTGCGCGGTCAGCTCACCGAGTTCGGTCTGGTGGCCGAGGAGTACGGCGGCGACACCATGTTCGTCGACATCTCCGCGCGTCAGGGCCTCAACATCGACCAGCTCCTGGAGGCGGTCGTCCTGACCGCTGACGCCTCGCTCGACCTGCGCGCCAACGCGGAGCAGGACGCGCAGGGCATCGCGATCGAGGCCCACCTCGACCGTGGCCGTGGCGCCGTGGCCACCGTGCTGGTCCAGCGCGGCACCCTGCGCGTCGGCGACACGATGGTGGCGGGCGACGCGTACGGCAGGGTCCGGGCGATGCTCGACGACACCGGCGCCCAGCTCGAAGAGGCCGGCCCCTCGACCCCGGTCCTGGTGCTCGGTCTGACCAACGTGCCGGGCGCTGGCGACAACTTCCTGGTCGTCGACGAGGACCGGACGGCTCGGCAGATCGCCGAGAAGCGTGCGGCCCGCGAGCGCAACGCCGCGTTCGCCAAGCGCACCCGCCGGGTCTCCCTGGAGGACCTGGACAAGGTGCTCAAGGCCGGCGAGGTGCAGCAGCTCAACCTCATCATCAAGGGCGACGCGTCCGGTTCGGTCGAGGCCCTGGAGTCCTCGCTGCTCCAGCTCGACGTCGGCGAAGAGGTGGACCTGCGCATCCTGCACCGCGGTGTGGGTGCGGTCACCGAGACCGACATCGACCTGGCGGCGGGCTCCGACGCCATCGTCATCGGCTTCAACGTGCGGGCCGAGGGCCGCGCCACGTCGGCGGCCGAGCGCGAGGGTGTCGACGTCCGGTACTACTCGGTCATCTACCAGGTGATCGAGGAGATCGAGGCGGCCCTCAAGGGCATGCTCAAGCCGGAGTACGAAGAGGTCGAGCTGGGCACGGCGGAGATCCGCGAGGTCTTCCGCTCCTCCAAGCTCGGCAACATCGCGGGTGTCCTCATCCGCTCCGGCGAGGTCAAGCGCAACACCAAGGCACGCCTGCTGCGCGACGGCAAGGTCGTGGCGGAGAACCTCAACATCGAGGGCCTGCGCCGCTTCAAGGACGACGTCACCGAGATCCGCGAAGGGTTCGAGGGTGGTATCAACCTCGGCAACTTCAACGACATCAAGGTCGACGACGTCATCGCGACGTACGAGATGCGGGAGAAGCCGCGCGGCTGA
- a CDS encoding YlxR family protein has product MSGRTRVSACPERTCVGCRERAVKGDLLRIVVVEGGCVPDQRGTLPGRGAYVHPTLVCHDLAVRRRAFPRAFRVQGPLDTTALRGYVEQVTP; this is encoded by the coding sequence GTGTCTGGCCGGACGCGCGTCAGCGCATGCCCTGAACGAACCTGTGTGGGATGTCGGGAGCGTGCGGTAAAGGGCGATCTACTGCGCATCGTGGTGGTCGAGGGCGGATGTGTCCCCGATCAGCGCGGTACGCTGCCCGGCCGGGGTGCGTACGTGCACCCGACACTGGTCTGTCACGACCTGGCGGTTCGCCGCCGGGCGTTTCCCCGGGCCTTCCGGGTCCAGGGCCCGCTCGACACGACCGCCTTGCGGGGCTACGTCGAGCAGGTAACACCGTAA
- the nusA gene encoding transcription termination factor NusA, with the protein MDIDMSALRGLVREKEISFDLLVEAIEAALLIAYHRTEGSRRQARVELDRQTGHVTVWAKEDAADLEDAQEGAEPQEFDDTPSGFGRIAATTAKQVILQRLRDAEEEVTFGEYAGREGDVVAGIVQQGKDPKNVLVDIGKLEAILPVQEQVPGEEYTHGTRLRTYVVRVAKGVRGPSVTLSRTHPNLVRKLFALEVPEIADGSVEIAAIAREAGHRTKIAVRSTRSGLNAKGACIGPMGGRVRNVMAELHGEKIDIVDWSDDPAELVANALSPARVSKVEVVDLSARSARVTVPDYQLSLAIGKEGQNARLAARLTGWRIDIRPDTEQQPAGQS; encoded by the coding sequence GTGGACATCGACATGAGTGCCCTGCGGGGTCTGGTGCGGGAGAAGGAGATCTCGTTCGACCTGCTGGTCGAGGCGATCGAGGCGGCCCTCCTCATCGCGTACCACCGCACCGAGGGCAGCCGCCGGCAGGCGCGCGTTGAGCTGGATCGCCAGACCGGTCACGTGACGGTGTGGGCGAAGGAGGACGCCGCCGACCTGGAGGACGCCCAGGAGGGCGCCGAGCCGCAGGAGTTCGACGACACGCCGTCCGGGTTCGGGCGGATCGCCGCGACGACCGCCAAGCAGGTCATCCTGCAGCGCCTGCGGGACGCCGAGGAAGAGGTGACCTTCGGTGAGTACGCGGGGCGCGAGGGCGATGTCGTCGCGGGCATCGTCCAGCAGGGCAAGGACCCCAAGAACGTGCTGGTGGACATCGGCAAGCTGGAGGCCATCCTGCCGGTGCAGGAGCAGGTCCCCGGCGAGGAGTACACCCACGGCACCCGCCTGCGCACCTACGTCGTTCGGGTGGCCAAGGGCGTACGCGGCCCGTCGGTCACGCTCTCGCGGACCCACCCCAACCTCGTGCGCAAGCTCTTCGCGCTGGAGGTGCCGGAGATCGCGGACGGCTCGGTGGAGATCGCGGCCATCGCGCGTGAGGCGGGGCACCGTACGAAGATCGCCGTACGCTCCACCCGTTCCGGTCTCAATGCCAAGGGTGCCTGCATCGGTCCGATGGGCGGGCGGGTGCGCAACGTGATGGCGGAGTTGCACGGCGAGAAGATCGACATCGTGGACTGGTCGGACGACCCGGCCGAGCTGGTGGCCAACGCGCTGTCGCCGGCGCGGGTCAGCAAGGTGGAGGTCGTGGACCTGTCGGCGCGTTCCGCGCGCGTGACGGTGCCGGACTACCAGCTCTCGCTCGCCATCGGCAAGGAGGGGCAGAACGCCCGCCTCGCCGCGCGTCTCACGGGTTGGCGCATCGACATCCGCCCCGACACCGAGCAGCAGCCGGCCGGCCAGAGCTGA